A region from the Cryptosporangium arvum DSM 44712 genome encodes:
- a CDS encoding UDP-N-acetylmuramate dehydrogenase — protein sequence MSDPSLAPLTTIGLGGPAATLVTAADASEIAESVRLADATGRPLLVLAGGSNVVIADEGFAGTVVLVRSDGVVATRRGDDIELTVQAGHDWDALVEQSVVEGWSGLECLSGIPGSTGATPIQNVGAYGAEISEVLIDVTAYDRVQGEIVQLSAEECGFGYRHSTFKQTEQYVVLSVRFRLRPSLESRPLRYGELTRVLGVPAGGVAPLGDVRDAVLGLRRSKGMVLDPDDPDTRSVGSFFTNPVLDPEVFADLEIRAPEAPPRWDAPGGRVKTSAAWLIERAGFRRGYGRDGVGISTKHTLALTNRGDGTTAALLDLAEEIVAGVQGAYGVTLVPEPHLVGVELGKGRY from the coding sequence GTGAGCGACCCTTCCCTGGCTCCCCTGACCACTATCGGTCTGGGCGGTCCGGCAGCCACCCTCGTCACGGCCGCTGACGCCTCCGAGATCGCCGAGTCGGTCCGCCTGGCCGACGCCACCGGACGGCCGCTGCTCGTGCTGGCCGGGGGCAGCAACGTCGTGATCGCCGACGAGGGGTTCGCCGGGACGGTCGTCCTGGTGCGGTCGGACGGCGTGGTGGCCACCCGGCGTGGTGACGACATCGAGCTCACCGTGCAGGCCGGGCACGACTGGGACGCGCTCGTCGAGCAGAGCGTCGTCGAGGGGTGGTCGGGGCTCGAATGCCTCTCCGGCATCCCCGGCTCGACCGGCGCGACGCCGATCCAGAACGTCGGGGCGTACGGGGCCGAGATCTCCGAGGTGCTCATCGACGTCACCGCGTACGACCGGGTGCAGGGCGAGATCGTGCAGCTCTCGGCGGAGGAGTGCGGGTTCGGCTACCGGCACTCCACGTTCAAGCAGACCGAGCAGTACGTGGTGCTCTCGGTGCGGTTCCGCCTGCGGCCGAGCCTGGAATCACGTCCGCTGCGGTACGGGGAGCTGACCCGGGTGCTCGGTGTGCCCGCCGGTGGCGTGGCTCCGCTCGGGGACGTCCGCGACGCCGTTCTCGGGCTGCGCCGGAGCAAGGGCATGGTGCTCGACCCCGACGACCCCGACACCCGCAGCGTGGGTTCGTTCTTCACCAACCCCGTGCTCGACCCCGAGGTGTTCGCCGACCTGGAGATCCGGGCGCCGGAGGCCCCGCCGCGATGGGACGCGCCCGGCGGCCGGGTGAAGACGTCGGCGGCCTGGCTGATCGAGCGCGCGGGGTTCCGGCGCGGCTACGGACGCGACGGCGTCGGCATCTCGACGAAGCACACGCTCGCGCTCACCAACCGCGGCGACGGCACCACCGCGGCGCTGCTCGACCTCGCCGAGGAGATCGTCGCCGGCGTCCAGGGCGCCTACGGCGTGACGCTCGTGCCCGAACCCCACCTAGTCGGCGTCGAGCTCGGCAAGGGGCGCTACTGA
- a CDS encoding SDR family oxidoreductase, whose product MSNPRPVAVVTGASSGIGAASARRLAAEGYQVALGARRRDRLDALAAEIDGVALTLDVTDEASVAAFAEAVEALPGPLEVLLNNAGGAKGQEPIEVTDPADWQWMYEVNVIGTLRVTKALLPALKAAESAHVVLMSSTAGHGVYEGGAGYTGAKHAINAFSETLRLELNGLPIRVTEIAPGMVRTDEFSKVRFGGDEARAEKVYEGVAEPLTAEDVADVVGWAVTRPRHVDIDLVVVRPVAQAANHKVHRVKP is encoded by the coding sequence GTCACCGGCGCCAGCAGTGGAATCGGAGCCGCGAGCGCCCGGCGGCTGGCCGCCGAGGGCTATCAGGTCGCGCTCGGGGCGCGACGACGGGACCGGCTGGACGCGCTCGCCGCCGAGATCGACGGGGTCGCGCTCACGCTCGACGTCACCGACGAGGCCTCGGTCGCCGCGTTCGCCGAGGCCGTCGAGGCCCTCCCCGGCCCGCTCGAAGTGCTGCTCAACAACGCCGGCGGGGCGAAGGGCCAGGAGCCGATCGAGGTCACCGACCCGGCCGACTGGCAGTGGATGTACGAGGTCAACGTGATCGGCACACTGCGGGTCACCAAGGCGCTGCTGCCCGCGCTGAAGGCCGCAGAGTCCGCGCACGTCGTGCTGATGTCGTCGACCGCCGGGCACGGCGTCTACGAGGGCGGCGCCGGCTACACCGGGGCCAAGCACGCGATAAATGCGTTCTCCGAGACGCTGCGGCTGGAGCTGAACGGGCTGCCGATCCGGGTGACCGAGATCGCACCCGGCATGGTTCGCACGGACGAGTTCTCGAAGGTCCGGTTCGGCGGCGACGAGGCCCGCGCCGAGAAGGTGTACGAGGGGGTCGCGGAGCCGCTGACCGCGGAGGACGTCGCCGACGTCGTCGGGTGGGCGGTGACCCGGCCGCGTCACGTCGACATCGACCTGGTGGTGGTCCGGCCGGTCGCGCAGGCGGCCAATCACAAGGTGCACCGGGTCAAACCGTGA
- a CDS encoding maleylpyruvate isomerase N-terminal domain-containing protein → MSDSRPNAEFWLDSLRREGAAFRAALTPETLDSPVPSCPEWNVGQLVAHLGAVYRRHGAHVGRGVTSDPGGSIDTGAAPAGPAVIEWWDESFRLILAALEATDPGSPAWNWSIVQDKTAKFWFRRMAQETAVHRWDAQLGAGAALTEPIETRLAVDGVDEVLDTWLPSKHDWDPEGQRGVVTLRTTDADAHWAVRLRGVGISLLDTGTVFDDSPHAQSAVSGSASDLLLALWGRVPFSVLTVEGNPELPQVLIR, encoded by the coding sequence ATGAGCGACAGCCGCCCGAACGCGGAGTTCTGGCTGGACAGTCTGCGGCGCGAAGGCGCTGCTTTCCGCGCGGCGCTGACCCCGGAGACGCTCGACTCGCCGGTGCCGTCCTGTCCGGAGTGGAACGTGGGTCAGCTGGTGGCGCACCTCGGCGCCGTCTACCGGCGTCACGGGGCCCACGTGGGGCGCGGCGTCACGTCGGACCCCGGCGGGTCGATCGACACCGGGGCCGCCCCGGCCGGCCCGGCCGTCATCGAATGGTGGGACGAATCGTTCCGGCTGATCCTGGCCGCGCTCGAGGCGACCGATCCCGGTTCTCCGGCGTGGAACTGGTCGATCGTGCAGGACAAGACCGCGAAGTTCTGGTTCCGCCGGATGGCGCAGGAGACCGCCGTGCACCGCTGGGACGCCCAACTCGGGGCGGGCGCCGCGTTGACCGAGCCGATCGAGACCCGGCTGGCGGTCGACGGCGTCGACGAGGTGCTCGACACGTGGCTGCCGTCCAAGCACGACTGGGACCCCGAAGGCCAGCGCGGGGTCGTGACCCTTCGCACCACCGACGCCGACGCGCACTGGGCCGTGCGGCTGCGTGGCGTCGGGATCTCGCTGCTCGACACCGGCACGGTGTTCGACGACTCGCCGCACGCCCAGAGCGCGGTGAGCGGCTCGGCCAGCGACCTGCTGCTCGCGCTGTGGGGCCGGGTGCCGTTCTCGGTGCTCACGGTCGAGGGCAACCCCGAGCTACCCCAGGTGCTGATCCGCTAG
- a CDS encoding Glu/Leu/Phe/Val dehydrogenase family protein: MFTHEELHVRAGRRTGLPIVVAIHSTALGQALGGCRLWHYDDWRDGVEDALRLSAAMTAKNALAGLANGGGKTVVPLPPGLTLDAGARRDLLHDVGDAVAALDGRYGTGPDVGTGADDMVVIGERTPHVFCRPVAHGGSGSSSPGTAAGVIAALRATVARLDGRADLGGHTFAVVGLGSVGADVARRLAAAGAHLVVSDVRTEAKALADELGASWTSPEDALTAEVDVVTPAALGGVLTPDLVPRLRCRAIVGPANNQLSSPEVAGLLHERGVLWAPDYVASAGGIVHAIASELYGESPDVVARRIDRIEATLGQIYTLPGTPAEAAERLVADRLSSGTH, from the coding sequence ATGTTCACGCATGAAGAACTCCACGTGCGGGCCGGTCGGCGCACCGGGCTCCCGATCGTCGTCGCGATCCACTCCACCGCGCTGGGCCAGGCGCTCGGCGGCTGCCGGCTCTGGCACTACGACGACTGGCGCGACGGCGTCGAGGACGCGCTGCGCCTCTCGGCCGCGATGACCGCGAAGAACGCGCTGGCCGGGCTGGCCAACGGTGGCGGCAAGACCGTCGTGCCGCTGCCGCCGGGGCTGACCCTCGACGCCGGGGCCCGACGCGACCTCCTCCATGACGTGGGGGACGCGGTCGCGGCGCTCGACGGGCGCTACGGCACCGGACCGGACGTCGGCACCGGCGCGGACGACATGGTGGTGATCGGCGAGCGCACCCCGCACGTGTTCTGCCGGCCGGTCGCGCACGGGGGTAGCGGCAGCTCGTCCCCCGGAACGGCGGCCGGTGTGATCGCGGCGCTGCGGGCCACGGTCGCTCGCCTCGACGGCCGGGCCGACCTGGGTGGACACACGTTCGCGGTGGTCGGCCTCGGGTCGGTCGGCGCCGACGTCGCCCGGCGCCTCGCCGCCGCCGGAGCCCACCTCGTGGTGTCCGACGTCCGCACCGAGGCGAAAGCGCTGGCCGACGAGCTCGGAGCGAGCTGGACCTCCCCCGAGGACGCGCTCACCGCCGAGGTGGACGTCGTGACCCCCGCGGCGCTGGGCGGCGTGCTGACGCCGGACCTGGTGCCGCGCCTACGCTGCCGGGCGATCGTCGGGCCGGCGAACAACCAGCTCTCGTCGCCGGAGGTCGCCGGGCTGCTGCACGAGCGGGGTGTCCTCTGGGCCCCGGACTACGTCGCCAGCGCCGGCGGCATCGTCCACGCGATCGCGTCGGAGCTCTACGGCGAGTCGCCGGACGTGGTCGCGCGGCGGATCGATCGCATCGAGGCCACGCTCGGACAGATCTACACGCTCCCCGGCACACCCGCGGAGGCGGCCGAGCGGCTCGTGGCCGACCGGCTCAGCTCAGGAACTCACTGA
- a CDS encoding Lrp/AsnC family transcriptional regulator — MDELDSAILAHLQRDARQTNRELAAAVGIAPSTCLERVRALRASGVLTGFHAGVDLAALNRHVQALISVQVRPLNRGVIEGFKSYAAALPEVLSVYVVAGRDDFLLHVAVPDVDAMHNFLMDRLSGRREVVGFNSSVIYQHTRNPVITPLADQHLG; from the coding sequence GTGGACGAACTCGATTCGGCGATCCTGGCCCATCTGCAGCGCGACGCACGGCAGACCAACCGCGAGCTCGCCGCCGCGGTCGGCATCGCGCCGTCGACGTGCCTGGAGCGGGTCCGTGCGCTCCGCGCGTCCGGCGTGCTCACCGGCTTCCACGCCGGGGTCGACCTGGCCGCGCTCAACCGGCACGTCCAGGCGTTGATCTCGGTGCAGGTGCGGCCGCTCAACCGCGGCGTCATCGAGGGCTTCAAGAGCTACGCGGCGGCGCTACCGGAGGTGCTCTCGGTCTACGTGGTCGCCGGCCGCGACGATTTCCTGCTCCACGTCGCCGTGCCCGACGTCGACGCGATGCACAACTTCCTGATGGACCGGCTCAGCGGACGCCGGGAGGTCGTCGGCTTCAACAGTTCGGTGATCTACCAGCACACCCGCAACCCGGTCATCACCCCGCTAGCGGATCAGCACCTGGGGTAG